A stretch of Triticum aestivum cultivar Chinese Spring chromosome 1D, IWGSC CS RefSeq v2.1, whole genome shotgun sequence DNA encodes these proteins:
- the LOC123180316 gene encoding uncharacterized protein — MHISEYRIIICADPETKELIKQTLSVGHVSYEVLLPAVPVLETWEPAVLAVTRKGYSIKCNGQCGVVVTETFQQYMAISIPCGRPTEFLLQSADGDECSLKPAENSQ, encoded by the exons ATGCATATTTCTGAGTACAGAATCATTATCTGTGCAGATCCTGAAACTAAGGAGCTTATCAAGCAAACCCTTTCAGTTGGCCATGTGTCTTATGAAGTTCTTCTGCCTGCG GTTCCGGTTTTAGAAACGTGGGAACCTGCTGTATTGGCAGTAACGAGGAAAGGTTACAGCATTAAGTGCAACGGACAGTGTGGTGTTGTTGTTACAGAAACTTTCCAGCAATACATGGCT ATCAGTATCCCATGTGGGCGTCCTACTGAATTTTTACTTCAGTCTGCTGATGGTGATGAGTGTAGTCTCAAGCCTGCAGAAAATTCCCAGTGA